The genomic interval TTAAGTCATGGAGTTAGATTTCCAGCCAAGCATATACTTTTTTTGGGCATGAAAACCAAGAAGATATTAATCCTGTCCATTTCATTGTAGACTGAATCCCAGAAAGTATGTAGACAAGCTTACCTGAGCTTGCTCCTTGGACTTCAGGCCGTCTAACAGTGCGGGTTGGTTTGTCTCCTTTTCACCTCCACTGGTACCAGGTGGAGGTGGCAGAGCAGACAATTGGAgtggaggaggtggaggaggtgTAGGGTGATTAGCAACTTGCTCTTTTGGTGGGGGGCCAGGAGGTGGCGGCGGCGGCAAAGGTGGTGCAGGTAATGGCATAACCAAGTTTGGTGGGGCAGGCGTTGGGGGCATTGGAGGTGGAGGAGGTAGAGGCAAAGATGGAGGTTTAACAGAGCCATCCCCAGAGTCGATGCTTTCAGTATCTGGCAAGgggggaggtggtggaggtggaggttgAGGAGGTGCAGCTAACTCAGCATCTTCTAACTCTGTCTTTGATGATGACGCAGAAGCACTGGATGAAGCAGAAGACAAGGGAATTCTAGGCCCTACAGTTCAAATTCAAAAGCataatcagagagagagagagaaagagagaataaactgaaaatatctaattaacatttaatgaaGAATGAAGGAATGCAGAGAAAAGGGACTGGCCTATTGATGATTTATACATGGGAGGCTTTCCTGGTGGTGGGGCACCAGTAGGATTCAGCGTGGGATGATAGTAAACAGAGTCCTGCAGCCACAAATTAGGTGAGTGTGGGTTCAAGAGCAAGCAGAAAAGAACTGGAATGATCTTCACAAGACAGATCTCACTTCAGGCTTTGGATGcttgactttctcttcttcttctgcagTTGTCCGTCTTCGAGGAGGTCCCAAATGGCTGAGCAGAAGATAAGcttagtttgtaaattaaaacaaacagacattaaatctaaaatcCAACCACATGCACAGAAGTAAATTAGGAAGTGATATGCTTCTTCACCTGAACATAACAGGGGCCTCACCCTTCTCCCGCATTTTCTCTTCATATTCCTGTCAAAGAGGACGTATGTGATCATCATGTACAGCCGATCAATGCTGATAAGTTGCAGAAAAATATCAAGTCAAACTAGTTTGACATGCAACAACAAAAAGATCATTGCTTTTGTAAAGTGCCAATTGATAAAGATtagatcattttcctttaaaaaaaaatagataaatcctCTCAATTACTACTTAGATGAAGGGGGTTTTGCCTTACAGTAATTACtcaaaaaaaagtgagagaatCAAATTATCACCAGCTATGcagagaatataaaaaaatggatgaaaatatTTCAGCCTTTTAGAGAGAGGCGGAAAGGAAGTGTATGTTCAACAACTTTTTTCAGTTTACAGAAAAATACAATTGCTTAACCTTTACAAGAGTTCAGTCAATTAGACTGAATAAATCAGAATTTGATGTAACCTAGAAGCATTACATAAATTCAAACTGATGAAGggcaaaaagaagaaagatgtCAAATCTATGGTCAAAAAGTTGCATATCTTGTTTGCAGGTCTGGAATTCTCTCagcattttttcttttggtgatTTCCAGCAACTAGCCAATAAGGCTTGAAACCATGGGCTATGGGACTCAAGATAGAAACCTTTAATTATCAAACCCTTGTACTTGTCCAAAGACACCTAAGCATAGCCCGttacaaagaaataaaactatTGACGGAAGACACACTTTACTGCCCTGTTCTAACTATGCTGAGGATTCCTAAAATACCCCTAACATACTAACCCTTGGTGACCTTCAGTTTTCTCCCCTGAATTGTGCTCATCGATTTTAATCACATCAATATTACTATTTCATGACTTGGTAAATAGTACATAGAATGAACAGTGATTAGATAATGATCAATGGATGCTGTTATGACTAAAGACTTCCTAAGAATGCTGCCATGACTACTCTTCATTTACCAATTACATGCCACCCTGTATTTGTGACCAACTCAGAACTATATTTCATCGGAAAAAAAGCCACCCTGTTACTTTTTCAAATATGCAATGAAATGGATATGAACATTATGATTGGCAAGTTTTTAGGGGTACCTTAGAAATATGGAAactaagtaattttattttttttattttttattttttataagtgctAAGTAAATTATTCCCAAGATAAAAGTATAGGTAAAGCATAATTGATGAGAACCAACACATGTTGACATTTCCACTGATGCAAGAGAGAAGAGTTGCAAggaatttgtaaaaaaatctcatgtgTGACTATACCttcctcttttttaaaacaaggtTATACGTGTCCTCTAGTTGCCTCTTCTTGTGTTTTCTTGCTTTGTCCAAAGCACCATCAGCCTCTGCACCGATTAGTAACACATGGAGTTGCATATTAGCAGCCTTTTTGTGTATGATGAGACAAAGCAATTGACATAATCTATTCTGTATTATGCATTATGTTCTCATGCAAGAAATTCTgattgttttgtgataatcatcttataatttaaaaatgacattttttgaAATGGATGACAACCAATGTCACTGTTATCAAATGGGGGATTATCAAACAGCACATGACTTACTCATCATTTCCAACTTCTCAATTTGCTCCCTAAGAGTTTCAGGATCTTTCTTCAAAAGCCCCACCTCTCTcacctttttcctttctttcttgttCTGTTAATCAAATAGCATgacatcaaaaataaaaacataacacAATGTGCATACGTTTTAGAAAACCACACATATGATGATCACAACATTACATTTATGAAGTTAGATGAACACATATGTAACTAAGATCTTAGTGAACTAAACAGATGTAGAAAGCAAAACAGCCTTATCTAGTACCCACTAAGTAGAGACTGACCATTTCAAAAGCATACTTACGTGCTTTGACGcacttataaaaattaaaataatgagtaCATCTAAACACCGACATATTCAAAAAAGTTTATTCCTATGACTATTTCTCATAAGCTAAAGAGTGATTACAAATGAACCTCAACTTGAAGTTGCTATTAacttaagagaaatgatttgtacaagcccCAGATAGACAAGCCTTATGCAAacccttgtaaaaaagtggagTCCACcataaaaaagtgtgaaaaaaactattttttattagagggacctacttttttacaaaggacttgtatgaaacttgtctatttggggCTTGTACCTATCATTACTCTTAACTTAATGCCACACCATTcagaactaatttttttttataggtaatcaagaaattttattcataggaAAATgaggcatagcccaaatacacaggaGAACTAGTTAATATATGTAAGGGGCCCAATAAATTGAGCACGGAACAAAGAATTCAGACACGACAATGGTGTAGTTATTTAGAAGTGATTAACCCCTatgggttggctcaagtggtaaaggccttaggCTTGGAAGTATGCTCcttccaggtctaaggttcaaatcccactgggtgcaaacaatctctaggggtcaTGCCTCCAATTGCTGAGATGGGGGGTTTTaaccttgaattacccgagatgCACTTGCTgaaaactccttgccaaggACCTATGCACCCCCAGGATTAGTTGGGACGCTGTTCTTGGAcatccggtgccaataaaaaaagcgCTATTTAGAAGTGATTAATCAGTTCCATCTCACAGCATTCCTTAAGAAACTCATTCTTAAGGGTCATCACCCTACCTCCAATCGCCATCTCATTTTTCTAAGCTCAAAATGTccctcttcttgttgttttgtttgttcttctaaggcctcgtttggtttcacaaacctttaaaaccatctcatctcatctcaatatccaaacaccattcaaacacaaatatttttcaatttcaaattttcaaatttttaacttttttatctaatcattacaacttttccaaacaaaacacaaaaaacaatttaattttttcaaatcccaaaaaaaattatattaaaaaattatattctaactctcttttaactttataatttttttattcaactttttccctctcctttcccaaaacctcataaaaatcttaactcaaactatttcacaactattcacaaattcttcatctcatctgtgtaaccaaatgaggcctaaatcTACTTCTTCTCCTCCATTTAAATCCCAGGAATGCAAAGCAAAACAGGCTGACAAAACACTCTCTAGCAAAATTTCACGATGGTCCATGATCTATTTGTGGACATTGGATAGATAAACATGGAGTATCTTAGCGAGTTTGGTCGATATAATTTCTTTACCCCCGCAGTGTTTTCTATGATAGGGGATCATGCCCTTTACTTAGGGCACCGTATTAAATTCGAGTGGCCAATCCAGTGTTCATGAAAGATTAATATATCTGATAAGGCTACAACTTTTGATCAAAAGTAACAGAACCCCCCAAAAGtccaagagaaagaaaaaagaacgaGGGAGGTTTTGAATCACAGATATTTCACTCACTGAACCCACCCAACCCGTCCAAAATAAAGTAGCTAAAAACACTAACAAACTTTATAAGTCGAATAATGCTATCGAGGCTTCATTCTATCCAGATTGTATCGTTTTTGAGCAACAAAGCGAACAAAAAAGGcatggaattttttttgttaaaacatAATTCTATATCACTTCCCCAGTTTTATCGGAAATTAAACGCAAATCAAACTTATTTTAGGGCAAAAGCAATCGGCGCAACGCCGCACAAATGGCGAAAATCGATTACAAAATTTCACGAAACAGtgcaaaaaaaccaataaaacagAACACGTAATGACGGGTTCAGACACGAAAACGGGGTAGTTTAAGAGATGGGAATTACCCGTTTAAGCTCCCTCTTGCGGAGCTCCTTACGGAACGCGTCCGTAGGGTTCATCGCCTTGCCTCCCTTCGTCGTCTTCATCTTTCAACTCAGtatctgcctctctctctctctctctctctctctctctgtgctaaAAAATcccctcttcttctccttctgctTTATCTTGTCCGATTAAAAAATCGCAGCCAAAACGGAGGTCACAGAGGCACAGAGCGAAATGGAAACTCTGTGCTTGTGGATGTTCGTAATTTGTAATTACGTATATATCCCCTACTGTTTCTGATAAGAGAAGTAGAACTGCTAACCATGTCGTTTTAGTTCGTTACGGGCCACGGCCCCACGGAAGCTAGCCCACCGCGTTTTAGTTCTGGGCTTGTGCCCGAAGAGAATAGCATTTTTTATATGAGCGGTGCTCGGCCGCCCGAGTAGCATCGCTCAGTTTGACCGctagttataaaattaatttttttttctattcatatttttataatttatttaaatatttttaaaaataaaaaaatacatcaatatatttaaaattactttcttcaTTATTCGGTAAAAAAAATACTGAGCGGTCAAATCGAGCGGTATCATTTGGGCAGCATAGTagacttttcctttttatattataactttataaggTACTTTtcatcttgaatttttttaaaaaattattctcaaatCGGTGTATAGAGTgtacttattaaaataatacttacatgatataatttaatttgacagataaatttaaaaaaataaatcttacaaataaaatcttaccatttaagtgatgtggatgATGTACTCTATATACCggcttgaaaatagaataactctaggtttggtttggataatgagatgagacgagatagttttatatgaaaattgaaagttgaataaaatattgttagaatattatttttttaaaattattattgttttaagatttgaaaaagttgaattgtttatcatattttgtgttagaatttgaaaaaattgtaatgatgaaattaaatgagataaaatattttcactatccaaacaatacctaaattttatcattctaaaagaagtagaagaagaagaagaaaaaaccagTTAAACTGTGTGACAACAATTGGCATAATTGGAAATGACAATCTAGAATGAGTGAGAGCATatctcttaaaaagaaaaaaaaaattgttcaattcataatttattttagaaaaatagtaTTTGTTTCAGCATTTTGACAAATCCAAATAGTTATAGATCTATAAAAAAGatcttataaattgaagtaatttatcaaatttatttcacaataaatataactttatattaaaCATCAGTTTATAAGCTTAATATCTTTATAAACCAAgcacttctcaagtattttttttttctttcattctaaCAAGGATTCCTTTTATCATGTATTTACATCTCAAGATTtgcaaggaaaaataaataaattgtctAATCAAAGCTTGGCTCCTCAAAGTTGTAGCTTAAGTAGTTTGTAATGGACTTACCATCAAAAACACTACTAAACAGGCCATGCACTATTTTTATACACGCAAAGCATGAAGATGATCAAAACAACAAAGACTAAAACGTAAAACGCATCTTATGATTCCTAAGGACAATACTCACCATTTAACTAAAAGCCAAAACTCACAACTCATCAAACAAATCGACACTACATTCTTTCATTGCAATATGCACCGTATCACTAAAGACCCAAACTCCCCGTTTTATTCCAAAAGGAAATTACAACCATTACCCTCATCCCTCCATTCAATTAAAGTTGTTACCTTCATCCTTCCTTCCTGCTACCCTTCATAACAACCATATCCTTTTTCCTCTTCAAATTTTGCCTCCAAGCATTCGTGACAATCTCCTCATCTTCAAGGTCGTGCCCCCAAGGCACTCGTGACAATTACAAGACAGTGCCCACCAAATGAGGATACGAAGACCTCAATTTGTACAATAACTCCCAAGAGTTATCCTCCATGTCAGCTCCTACCCATTTAATTAAGACCTCAGTAGCAGCATGGTCCTCTACGTCCTTCATCCTTCTCTCAATAATTCTTTCAAGCTCGGGCTGAACAACAACTTCATCATCAACTAGAGGCAGTGTAGGCAAAGAGGAAATCTGGTCCcctaattttttcttaagacAAGATACAAGGAAAACTGGATGGATTCTTGATGTATAAGGCAACTTCAACTTATAAGCAACTGACCTAATTCTCTGAATGACTTGAAAGGGTCCATAATATCGAGGAGCAAGCTTCATGTTATGTCTCATGGCCATTGATCTTTGTCTATAAGGTTAAAGTCTAAGAAAAACCCAATCACCCTCCACAAAAGATATTTCTGATCTCTTATTGTCAGCATACATCTTCATTCTACTTTGAGCTTTTCTTAAGTTTTCTTTCAACAAGGACAACACTTGTTCACGAGTCCTCAAGTGCTGGTCTACTGCCTCATTAGTAGTGGTGCCTGCTACATAAGACAGTAATTTTGATGGTGGCATCTCATACAAAGCCTAAAATGGAGAAATACCTGTAGAAGCATGCACAGATGTATTATAATGCCACTCAACCATAGGATGCCAAGTACTCCAACTTTTTGGTTTAGAACCACTGGAAGCTCTTAAGTAAGCTTCAACGGCCTTATTTAAAGCTTTAGCTTGACCATCAGATTGAGGATGGTAAGTGAGCTCATAGTTATGGTAGTACCCTCTAGCTTAAAGAGCTCTTGCCAAAACAAACTTGTGAAAACAACATCACGATCTAATACAATTGTTCTAGGCAAACCATGAAACTTGAAAaccttagagaaaaaaatatatgccaCCTTAGATGTTGTATATGGATGAgacaaaggaaagaaatgaccaAACTTAATCAATCTATCCACCactgtaaaaataattgtgttgcCATTAGAACTAGGGAGAccctcaatgaaatccatggcAATATCAAGCCAAGGATTTTGAGGAATAGGCAAAGGTTGGAGTAATCCTGCTGGAAGAACATTTTCTGACTTACTGACTTGACAAACTTGACATTCTTTAACCAATTTTTTTATGTCCTTTCTCATACCAGGCAAACCAAAATCAATTTTAGCTCTCTGTATAGTTTTATGGTAGCCCACATGTCCTGCCTCTGGATTGTAATGAATGTACTACAATACTTTATTATGAAATGATGAACCAGGAACAATCATCATTTTACCTTTCCTGAGTAAAAGTCCTTGCTGTAAGGAAAATTCTCTAGAAACTTGTTCTCCCTTCTTCAAATCTTTCCTGAGTAGAAGTCCCTGCTGCAAGAAAAATTCTCTAGGAACTTGTTCTCCCTTCAAAACATCAATTAGTTGAGTAATGTGGGAGGACTCCGAGTAACTTTGCTTTAATTCAATTATCCAATCAGGTATAGGAAATGAAATGAGTGCCAAAACAGCAGAATCTTCCTCCATCTTCCTCGAAAGTGCATCGGCCACTTTGCTATATCTCTGCCTCTTTTATACTCAACTTTAAAGTCATATCCCATGGGTTTTGAGATCTACTTGTGTTGTGCCTCTATAGCTATCTTCTGTTTCAACAAATGCTTTAATGCTTGCTAGTTAGTTTTAATCTTAAATGTCTGACCAAGCAAGGTTTCCATTTCCCCACTGCACTCACAagtgctaatttttttttttcataagttgacAAAAATAAGACTTTACCCTTGAGTGCCTTACTAAAATAAGCTATAGGCTGGCTGTTTTGCATCAACACAACCCTAAACTTACTCTTGAAGCATCACATTCTATGGAAAATTCTAGCAACTTCAAAACTGGAGGATAAGCAACAACATGCTTAAGGTTCAAAAAAGCCCTCTCAGCTTCTTCAGTCCAATCAAAATAATTCTTCTTTAATAACATGGTCAATGGGGCAGCTATTAAACCATAATCCTTAATAAACTTCCTATAATAACCAGTTAAGTCTAAGAAACCTCTTAAAGCCTTAACTGTTTTAGGAAGAAGCCACTTTATCATGGCTGATATCTTGGTAGGATATGCTTTTACACCTTCCCCAGATATAATATGGCTAAGTTGTCAACTTCTATGACACCAAATCTACACTTAGACTTTTTAGCAAACAAAGTATGTTGCTGTAAAATAGATAAAACTGTTTTTAAATGCTCTAAATGTTGAGTTAGATCTTGGTTGTAAACcaagatatcataaaaaaacaCTAAGACAAATTTTCGAAGGAAGGGTTTAAAGACATAAttcattaaaccttgaaaaGTGGTAGGTGTATTagtaagcccaaaaggcattactaagaactcataatggccttcaTTAATTCTAAATGTTGTCTTAGGAATATCTTCTTCCCTCACTCTTATTTGATGATAACCTCATcttaaatcaagtttagaaaaatactttgCTCCATATAACTCATCCAAGAGCTCACCAATCATGGGAATTGGAAACTTGTTCTTGACAGTTTCTTGATTGAGAGCTCTTAGTCTATGCACATTCCCCATGTGCCATCAGCTTTCTTCACCAAGAGGACAGGTGAAGATAATGGACTTTGGCTTGGTCTAATCACCCCATTAACCAATAAGTCTTGAacaattttctctatttctgtGTTTTGGTAGTGAGGGTACCTATAAGGCCTCATAGAAACTAGAGCAGTGCCTTCCCTCAGCACAATTTGATGATCAAACTCTCGAGTTGGAGGCAACCCAACTGGTTCCTCAAACACAGCACAAACTGTTGTAACAGCTCTTCCATTTCTGGTAACACTgccattttctcctttttatctTCTACTGCTACTAACTGTAATAACCACCCTTGTTGGCCAATGAAAGAAGACTTCAACATGTTAACTCCAGCCTCCACTTGCACTTTATCAAACAAAAGACCTTGTAGCAGCAGCTTGTTGCCATTTCTCTCAAATTGCAtaaacatgttattaaaatccCACTGAATAGGGCCCAATGTTTTAAGCCATTGAACCCCAAGAACAATGTCACAACCACCCAATGTCAACACATGGAATGGAACCAAAACTTTGGAGCCTTAAATATTCACTGTTTCCTCACATTTGCCTTGACTCAAAACTCTTGCTCCATTTTTCACCTTCACTTGCAACCTCACatcattttcaactttcaaattggCTACTTCGACTACTAATGGATCCAAGAAATTATGAGTACTTCCTGAATCTACAAGTATTTCCACACTAAAAGACCTAATTTTTCCTAAAAGCTTTATTGCATTACTGTTCACACACTCAGAAATAGCATGAATTGAGACCTCAAGCACCTTATATTGTTGCACAACTTGTTCTTGAACCACTACTTCCAATTCCTCTTTTTCTACAATATTGGCTTCCTCCAAACTATCTTTTTCCCCTTACAAAAGGTAAACCTTAGGGACTTTACACACATGGTTAGGGTTCCATTTTTCCTCAAAGTGAAAACACAAATCCCTCTtcattttttcatccatttgaagTGATGTCACTTTCCTCTAAGGAAAACTAGTTTTCTGACTAACATTAGACCCATTATCAATAGTTCCTCTATCTCCAAAACTCAAATTCTGTTTTCAAGATTTACTTGAGGAAAGCACATGCTCTTCTTGTAACTTTGCCAACCCAAAAGCAGCCCCAAGGTTCAACGGATTAAACATCTTCACAGGAATTCGAATATCATCTTTTAGACCACTGATAAAGAAACTCATCTTATGCCTTTCAGACAAGCCTTTCAACCTAATTAACAAAGCCTCAAATTGTGATGTATACAAACTAACAGAAGTAGTTTGTTTCAACCTGGTTAAAGCTTCCATTGGGTCATCAAATGCTTATGGCCCAAATCTTGCTTGTAATGCCACAACTAAAGACTCCCAAGAATTAAATTGCCCTGAATCCAAGGCATTTTGATACCACACCAATGCCTCACCTTCCATATGATGTGATGCCATCATTAGCTTCCGATGAAAGGGTActtgaaaataatcaaaatactaATTGGCCTTGAAGACCCAACCAGCAGGATCATTACCACTAAAATGTGGAAAATCCAGCCTAAACCCTATTTGAACAACATTCCTTTCTTCATTAATTCTAGGCTCATTAGACGCCTCTCTATCCC from Juglans regia cultivar Chandler chromosome 2, Walnut 2.0, whole genome shotgun sequence carries:
- the LOC108999214 gene encoding protein EARLY FLOWERING 5, which codes for MKTTKGGKAMNPTDAFRKELRKRELKRNKKERKKVREVGLLKKDPETLREQIEKLEMMKADGALDKARKHKKRQLEDTYNLVLKKRKEYEEKMREKGEAPVMFSHLGPPRRRTTAEEEEKVKHPKPEDSVYYHPTLNPTGAPPPGKPPMYKSSIGPRIPLSSASSSASASSSKTELEDAELAAPPQPPPPPPPPLPDTESIDSGDGSVKPPSLPLPPPPPMPPTPAPPNLVMPLPAPPLPPPPPPGPPPKEQVANHPTPPPPPPLQLSALPPPPGTSGGEKETNQPALLDGLKSKEQAQVPAVLPPPPPGLPLKSSNQSEGAPSNADTNNFSATQDLSRMVPPPPPPRHQPPPGPTLLPTLQPDVLPPGISRHPPLLPPPDMRPPLSGPGLPGLAGPPGVMHQLMPRPPYGPPPGPPPMMRPPLPPGPPPTFLEDEHASNIPSAPQKPSYIKSAASTVVKRPLAQHTPELTAMVPASVRVRRESAVPKGKPKSSLTSAAMVSGPTGPTVVKPEPANSSSAPKKQSIDDSYVAFLEDMKALGALDG